One window of Dehalobacterium formicoaceticum genomic DNA carries:
- a CDS encoding ferritin-like domain-containing protein, which translates to MLPAFNGMDVITFAVEIEKNGREFYGAVAGKTQDPEVKDIFLKLKGQEEQHIKDFEQLLEKTTDHQAQETYDGEYLEYVKALVDNHVFNPGADINELAERVKTKEEAIDLALRFEKDSIIFFAELKNVIALQSKEIIEELINQERGHIRLLSQLK; encoded by the coding sequence TTGTTACCTGCATTTAATGGTATGGATGTAATTACATTTGCTGTGGAAATTGAGAAAAACGGACGGGAGTTTTACGGTGCTGTGGCCGGGAAAACCCAGGATCCGGAGGTCAAGGATATTTTTCTAAAGCTCAAAGGTCAAGAGGAACAGCATATTAAGGATTTTGAACAATTATTGGAGAAAACCACCGATCATCAGGCTCAAGAAACTTATGATGGGGAATATCTGGAATATGTGAAGGCCTTGGTAGATAATCATGTTTTTAATCCCGGTGCAGATATTAATGAACTGGCGGAAAGGGTGAAGACCAAAGAGGAAGCGATTGATTTGGCCCTCCGCTTTGAAAAGGATTCCATTATATTTTTTGCGGAGTTAAAAAATGTTATCGCTCTTCAAAGCAAAGAAATTATCGAGGAATTAATTAATCAAGAACGGGGCCATATCCGGCTCCTTTCCCAGCTAAAATAA
- a CDS encoding deoxyribonuclease IV, translating into MFLIGCHLSSAKGFEAMGKDALKIGANTFQFFTRNPRGSKGKKVDPMDAKALLALMKEHQFGPILAHAPYTMNPAAAVERTREFAWETMADDLARMEYLPGNLYNFHPGNHVGQGTEAGIRLIIEMLNKILKRSQTTIVLLETMAGKGTEIGRSFEELKEILDGVILKDKMGVCLDTCHISDAGYDIINNLDGVIEEFHQIIGLDKLYAIHLNDSMNDPASRKDRHQKIGQGTLGLKTITAVINHPKLHHLPFFLETPNELSGYTEEIGLLRKAYLK; encoded by the coding sequence ATGTTCTTGATCGGTTGTCATTTATCCTCTGCCAAAGGTTTTGAGGCCATGGGGAAGGATGCCTTAAAAATTGGCGCCAACACCTTTCAATTTTTTACCCGCAATCCTAGAGGAAGTAAAGGTAAGAAAGTTGATCCCATGGATGCAAAGGCACTTTTAGCGCTGATGAAAGAACATCAATTTGGCCCTATCTTAGCCCATGCACCTTATACGATGAACCCGGCCGCAGCAGTAGAGAGAACTCGTGAATTCGCCTGGGAAACCATGGCGGATGATCTGGCGCGGATGGAATATCTGCCCGGCAATCTTTATAACTTTCATCCCGGTAATCATGTGGGACAAGGAACCGAAGCCGGGATCCGGCTAATTATTGAAATGCTAAATAAAATTCTCAAGCGGTCGCAAACAACCATTGTCCTGCTGGAAACCATGGCCGGGAAGGGCACGGAGATCGGTCGTTCTTTTGAAGAATTAAAGGAGATTTTAGATGGCGTAATCTTAAAGGATAAAATGGGAGTTTGCCTGGATACCTGCCATATCAGCGATGCCGGATATGATATTATCAACAATCTGGATGGTGTTATTGAAGAATTCCATCAAATCATCGGTTTGGACAAGCTCTATGCCATCCATTTAAATGACAGCATGAATGATCCGGCCAGCCGCAAAGACCGGCATCAAAAAATTGGACAAGGAACCCTGGGTTTAAAAACAATCACCGCTGTGATCAATCACCCAAAGCTGCATCATCTGCCTTTTTTTCTGGAAACACCTAATGAACTTTCCGGGTATACAGAAGAAATCGGCTTATTGCGTAAAGCCTATTTGAAATAA
- a CDS encoding (deoxy)nucleoside triphosphate pyrophosphohydrolase: protein MTEVVAALIWDNDKFLICQRPAHKDRPLLWEFVGGKVEPNETKEQALMRECQEELAVTLSVGDVFMDVVHEYPDITVHLTLFNARIAEGIIQKLEHRDIRWISVKEVSEYDFCPADVEILRKLTENK, encoded by the coding sequence TTGACGGAAGTGGTTGCCGCCCTGATATGGGACAATGATAAATTCTTGATCTGCCAGCGGCCGGCACACAAGGATCGCCCCCTGCTGTGGGAATTTGTCGGCGGTAAGGTAGAACCTAACGAAACAAAAGAACAGGCTCTTATGCGTGAATGTCAGGAGGAGCTGGCCGTTACCTTGTCTGTTGGCGATGTATTTATGGATGTGGTGCATGAATACCCTGATATTACAGTGCATCTGACTCTTTTTAACGCAAGGATTGCAGAGGGAATAATACAAAAGTTGGAGCACCGGGATATTCGATGGATTTCTGTAAAAGAAGTATCCGAGTACGATTTCTGCCCGGCGGATGTGGAGATCTTAAGGAAATTGACGGAAAATAAGTAG
- a CDS encoding DMT family transporter codes for MGYVYLFLAISLELLGTFLLKYAAGFTKLLPSLGCLIAYGLCFFLFSKALLSINLSVAYATWSAIGIIASVFISIGIFKETINFLGIIGVVLVIAGVILLNVYGTSH; via the coding sequence ATGGGTTATGTTTATTTATTCCTTGCCATTTCTTTAGAATTATTGGGTACATTCCTGCTGAAATATGCCGCAGGTTTTACCAAACTTCTTCCATCCCTGGGCTGTCTCATCGCCTATGGTCTTTGCTTTTTTCTTTTTTCCAAAGCGCTGCTCTCAATCAATTTAAGTGTTGCTTATGCAACATGGTCCGCGATTGGGATTATCGCCTCTGTCTTTATTTCCATCGGTATTTTTAAGGAAACGATTAATTTTCTGGGGATAATTGGTGTCGTTCTGGTGATAGCCGGAGTCATATTATTAAATGTCTATGGAACATCCCATTAA
- a CDS encoding rubredoxin-like domain-containing protein has translation MTKMMCTMCKYTIETETPPERCPSCGNACTFVDATCYTPECGFDDNINTDIYKNRD, from the coding sequence ATGACTAAAATGATGTGTACCATGTGTAAATACACCATTGAAACGGAAACACCCCCAGAGAGATGCCCCTCTTGCGGCAATGCCTGTACCTTCGTCGATGCTACCTGCTACACTCCGGAGTGTGGATTTGATGATAATATTAACACAGATATCTATAAGAATCGTGACTAA